One region of Salvia miltiorrhiza cultivar Shanhuang (shh) chromosome 3, IMPLAD_Smil_shh, whole genome shotgun sequence genomic DNA includes:
- the LOC131017914 gene encoding endoglucanase 6-like produces MEKSVGLCFSMAPLFLLVGFLAPLALAGHNYGDALSKSILFFEAQRSGYLPGNQRVRWRGNSGLNDGKTSGVDLVGGYYDAGDNVKFGLPMAFTITMMSWSILEYGKQMAASGELGHAIDAVKWGTDYLIKAHPQPDVLYGEVGDGNTDHYCWQRPEDMTTSRAAYRIDPSRPGSDLAGETAAAMAAASMVFRRYNSAYSAELLKHAYQLFDFADKYRGKYDSSITIAQKYYRSVSGYADELLWGAAWMYKATNNAYYLNYLGKNGDALGGTGWAMTEFGWDVKYAGVQALVAKFLMAGKGGRYTPVFEKYQEKAEFFMCSCLGKGNRNAQRTPGGLIFRQRWNNMQFVTSASFLMTVYSDYLTSAGKSLRCASGNVSPSQLLSFAQSQVDYILGDNPRATSYMVGYGNNYPRQVHHRASSIVSYKVDPTFVTCRGGYATWFSRKGSDPNLLTGAIVGGPDAYDNFADQRDNYEQTEPATYNNAPLLGILARLHAGHSGYNQLLPVELPALKPIAAHPIPATKPVVKPAPVSSTSLIAVTQKVTASWVAKGKTYYRYSTTVTNKSSKNLKNLKLYISKLYGPVWGLTKSGDSYSFPSWVNTLAAGKSIEFVYIHSASQAVVSVSSYTLV; encoded by the exons ATGGAGAAATCTGTGGGGCTCTGTTTTTCAATGGCTCCCCTGTTTTTGCTGGTTGGTTTTCTGGCGCCGCTGGCATTGGCCGGCCACAACTACGGCGACGCTCTAAGCAAGAGCATTCTCTTCTTCGAGGCGCAGAGATCTGGTTACTTGCCCGGCAACCAAAGAGTGCGGTGGAGGGGTAATTCCGGCCTAAATGATGGAAAAACTAGCGGG GTGGATTTGGTTGGAGGATACTACGATGCAGGAGACAACGTGAAATTCGGGCTgccgatggcgttcaccattaCTATGATGTCGTGGAGCATCCTTGAATACGGGAAGCAAATGGCTGCCAGTGGTGAGCTAGGGCACGCCATTGATGCTGTTAAGTGGGGCACTGATTACCTCATCAAAGCCCACCCCCAACCTGATGTCCTCTATGGCGAG GTGGGAGATGGAAACACCGACCACTACTGCTGGCAGAGGCCGGAAGACATGACGACGTCGCGAGCTGCTTACAGAATCGACCCGAGCCGCCCGGGATCGGACCTCGCCGGAGAGACCGCCGCCGCCATGGCCGCCGCTTCGATGGTGTTCCGCCGCTACAACTCCGCATACTCGGCGGAGCTGCTCAAACATGCGTACCAG CTCTTCGATTTCGCGGACAAATACAGGGGCAAATATGACAGTAGCATCACAATCGCGCAGAAGTACTACCGATCTGTCAGTGGATACGCG GATGAATTGTTGTGGGGAGCTGCATGGATGTACAAGGCAACAAACAATGCGTACTACTTGAATTACCTTGGGAAGAACGGTGATGCCCTCGGCGGAACTGGGTGGGCCATGACTGAATTCGGCTGGGATGTTAAGTACGCTGGTGTACAAGCCCTTGTTGCCAAG TTCTTGATGGCAGGGAAAGGTGGGAGATACACTCCTGTGTTTGAGAAGTACCAAGAGAAGGCGGAGTTCTTCATGTGTTCGTGTTTGGGCAAGGGCAACCGCAATGCTCAAAGGACTCCGGGAGGGCTCATTTTCAGGCAGAGATGGAACAATATGCAGTTTGTGACGAGTGCTTCATTTCTCATGACTGTCTACTCCGATTACCTAACATCTGCTGGCAAGTCCCTTAGGTGTGCAAGTGGCAACGTCTCGCCTTCTCAGCTTCTCTCCTTTGCTCAATCTCAG GTGGACTACATTCTCGGTGACAACCCACGAGCCACAAGCTACATGGTTGGATATGGTAACAACTACCCGAGACAAGTGCACCACAGGGCTTCATCTATTGTGTCGTACAAGGTGGATCCTACATTCGTTACCTGCAGGGGAGGGTACGCCACCTGGTTTAGCAGGAAGGGGAGCGATCCCAATCTTCTCACTGGCGCCATTGTTGGAGGCCCTGATGCTTATGACAATTTTGCTGATCAGAGAGACAACTATGAGCAAACCGAGCCTGCAACTTACAACAATGCTCCACTCCTCGGCATTCTGGCCAGGCTTCATGCCGGTCACAGCGGCTACAACCAACTCCTTCCTG TGGAGCTTCCTGCTCTTAAGCCAATTGCTGCTCATCCGATTCCAGCCACGAAGCCTGTGGTGAAACCCGCTCCAG TTTCGTCTACCAGTTTGATTGCCGTTACTCAGAAGGTTACGGCTTCATGGGTTGCCAAGGGAAAAACTTACTACAGATACTCCACAACCGTCACCAACAAGTCTTCCAAGAACTTGAAGAATTTGAAGCTCTACATTTCCAAGCTCTATGGCCCTGTATGGGGTCTCACAAAGTCCGGTGATTCTTACTCGTTCCCGTCTTGGGTGAACACTCTGGCCGCTGGCAAAAGCATCGAGTTTGTGTATATCCACTCGGCTTCCCAAGCAGTGGTCTCAGTATCAAGCTATACTCTTGTTTAA